In one window of Buchnera aphidicola (Rhopalosiphum maidis) DNA:
- the cysN gene encoding sulfate adenylyltransferase subunit CysN, whose translation MNKNINTKKLNTKESFQSWLHLNEQKTLLKFLTCGSVDDGKSTLIGRLLHDTKQIYEDQLSSLRNDSKRHGTQGEKIDLALIVDGLQSEREQGITIDVAYRYFSTSKRKFIIADTPGHEQYTRNMVTGASTCDLSILLVDARKGLSKQTYRHSFISTLLGIKYLVVAVNKMDLVKYKEEIFINIKKNFLLFAQSFSQDLKIFFIPISALIGENIVFKSKFMPWYKGFTLLHFLETIKIEDVVNSKEIRFPVQYVNRPDSNFRGYSGTLVSGKIYVGQKIKILPINIHSSVSRILQFDKDLEKAEVGEAITIVLKNEIDVNRGDFFVNVDSLLKPSREAIIDVVWMTNSILEIGNSYIIKLAGKKIRVYIKKVLFKIDVNTLVKKKTNSLKLNSVGRVKIVFSEETVFDDYEENKITGSLIFIDLLSNITVGAGMIRKTIEKEEKLVSHKNNDFELDLYNLILKHFPHWNIKK comes from the coding sequence ATAAAAATATTAATACTAAAAAACTTAATACAAAAGAGAGTTTTCAAAGTTGGTTACATTTAAATGAACAAAAAACTTTGTTAAAATTTTTAACATGTGGCAGTGTAGATGATGGAAAAAGTACCTTAATTGGTCGTTTGTTACATGATACTAAACAAATTTATGAAGACCAGTTATCTTCTTTAAGAAATGATAGTAAACGTCATGGTACACAAGGAGAAAAAATAGATCTTGCTCTTATAGTTGATGGACTTCAATCAGAACGTGAACAAGGTATTACAATTGATGTTGCATACCGTTACTTTTCTACCAGTAAGAGAAAGTTTATTATTGCTGATACACCAGGTCATGAACAATATACTCGAAATATGGTTACAGGTGCATCTACATGTGATTTATCTATTCTATTAGTAGATGCTAGAAAGGGATTATCAAAACAAACTTATAGACATAGTTTTATTTCTACATTACTTGGAATTAAATATCTAGTTGTTGCAGTAAATAAAATGGACTTAGTAAAATACAAAGAAGAAATATTTATAAACATAAAAAAAAATTTTCTTCTTTTTGCTCAAAGTTTTTCTCAAGATTTAAAAATTTTTTTTATACCTATATCAGCATTAATTGGTGAAAATATTGTATTTAAAAGTAAATTTATGCCTTGGTATAAAGGATTTACATTATTGCATTTTTTAGAAACTATAAAAATTGAAGATGTTGTTAACTCTAAAGAAATTAGATTTCCAGTACAGTATGTCAATCGTCCTGATTCAAATTTTCGTGGATATTCTGGTACATTAGTTTCTGGTAAAATTTATGTTGGGCAAAAAATTAAAATATTGCCTATCAATATTCATTCATCTGTTTCTCGTATTTTGCAGTTTGACAAAGATTTAGAAAAAGCAGAAGTTGGCGAAGCTATTACAATAGTTTTAAAAAATGAAATAGATGTTAATCGTGGAGATTTTTTTGTAAATGTTGATTCTCTTTTAAAACCTTCTCGAGAAGCAATTATCGATGTTGTATGGATGACAAATTCTATATTAGAAATAGGTAATTCGTATATTATTAAATTAGCCGGAAAAAAAATACGTGTTTATATTAAAAAAGTTTTATTTAAAATAGATGTAAACACTTTGGTTAAGAAAAAAACTAATTCTTTAAAATTAAATAGTGTTGGACGAGTGAAAATTGTATTTAGTGAGGAAACTGTATTTGATGACTATGAAGAAAATAAAATCACAGGTAGTTTGATTTTTATTGATCTTTTAAGCAATATTACAGTAGGAGCAGGGATGATTCGAAAAACTATAGAAAAAGAAGAAAAACTTGTTTCTCATAAAAATAATGATTTTGAATTAGATTTATATAATTTAATTTTAAAACATTTTCCACATTGGAATATAAAAAAGTAA
- the cysC gene encoding adenylyl-sulfate kinase, with protein MNNNSKKNIIWQNHSITRMKREKKNGHKSIVIWFTGLSGSGKSSIANSLETILFKNNLNTYLLDGDNIRSHLCSDLSFSFSDRNENIRRIGEVAKLMMDAGMIVLVSVISPYKNQREKISTMLGKKNFLEVFVDTPVNICEERDPKKLYQKSRLGKISDFTGIQSSYEIPEKPDLYLDGTMSLKNNTKKLIQILYDRNIISFLNIDKKFLF; from the coding sequence ATGAATAATAATTCAAAAAAAAATATTATTTGGCAAAATCATTCGATAACACGCATGAAACGTGAGAAAAAAAATGGGCATAAATCTATAGTAATATGGTTTACAGGACTATCAGGATCAGGAAAATCCAGCATTGCTAATTCTTTAGAAACAATATTATTTAAAAACAATCTTAATACTTATTTATTAGATGGAGATAATATTAGATCTCATTTATGTTCTGATTTAAGTTTCAGTTTTTCAGATAGAAATGAAAATATCAGACGTATTGGAGAAGTAGCAAAACTTATGATGGATGCAGGGATGATAGTTTTAGTTTCTGTTATTTCTCCCTATAAAAATCAAAGAGAGAAAATTTCTACAATGCTAGGAAAAAAAAATTTTTTGGAAGTTTTTGTTGATACTCCAGTAAACATATGTGAAGAACGTGATCCTAAAAAATTATATCAAAAATCTCGCCTTGGTAAAATATCTGATTTTACTGGTATCCAATCTTCATATGAAATTCCAGAAAAACCAGATCTCTATTTAGATGGGACAATGTCTTTAAAAAATAATACAAAAAAATTAATTCAAATATTATATGATAGAAATATTATATCTTTTTTAAATATTGATAAAAAATTTTTATTTTAA